The Deinococcus sp. KNUC1210 nucleotide sequence TTGCAGGAAACCGGGGAGGCGACAGATGAACTCAGTTGTGGTGACGGGGGTTTCGAGCGGCATCGGCTACGGCACAGTGAAGGTGCTGCTGGAACGCGGGCAGCAGGTCTTCGGCAGCGTTCGCAGGCAGGCCGACGCCGAGCGCCTGAAAGCGGACTTCGGAGAACGCTTCACGCCGCTGCTCTTCGACGTGACCGATGCAGCGGCGGTGGCGCGGGCGGCAGCCCAGGTGAGCGTGGCGCTGGAAGGGCGCACCCTGAGCGGACTGGTGAACAATGCGGGCGTGGCAGTTCCGGCACCGCTGTACAGCCAGACTCCCGCCGACTTCCGGCAGCAACTCGACATCAACCTAACCGGGCCGCTGCTCGTCACACAGGCCTTTTTGCCGGTGCTGGGCATGAACCGGCAGCTCCAGGGACCGCCCGGAAGAATCGTGAACGTGAGTTCCATCGGAGCGAAGCTGTCTCCGCCGTTCCTGGGTGCCTACGCCGCCAGCAAAGCGGGGCTGGAAGCGCTGTCGGACAGCCTGCGCCGCGAACTGCTGCCGTTCGGAATCGACGTGCTGGTGGTGGCTCCGGGATCGGTGGCGACGCCCATCTGGGACAAGGCCGAGGCGGGGCAGGCGACGTGGGCCAGCGATCCGCTGTACCGGCAGCAGATTCAGAAATTTGCCGCCAGCATGGTGAAAGACGGGCGAGCCGGCTACACCCCGGAGCAGATCGGTGACAGCATCTGGCGAGCGCTGAGCCGTACCCGCCCCGCCCTGCGTGCCGCACCAGGGCCGGAAACCCCCCTGACCAGGATCATGACGGCGCTACTCCCCAAACGGGCGCTGGACGCCGTGATCGGGCGCACGCTGGGCCTGCGACGGGCGAAAAGCTGACCTGAGCAAACATCGGGGGCAGCGGCCCGCCCTACACTGTCTGCATGATCGAGCGTGTCCTCCTTGCCAAACCCAGAGGCTTCTGCGCGGGCGTCGTGATGGCGATAGAGGCCGTCGAGCGAGCCGCCCGCAGCGAAGAGAAACCCGTGACGGTGTATCACAGCATCGTGCATAACCACACCGTCGTCGAGCGGCTCTCGGAGGGCTACGGCGTGCACTTCGTGGAGGACCTGAACGCCGTGGACTCGCTGCCACAGGGCGGCGAAACGGTGGTCTTCAGCGCACACGGCGTCAGTCCGGCAGTGCGGCTGCGGGCGAGGGAACTGGGTCTGAATACCATCGACGCCACCTGCCCCCTGGTCACGAAGGTGCACACCGAGGCCCGCAAGTACGCCCGCGAGGGCTATACCATCCTGCTCATCGGTGACAGCGCCCGGCATCAGGAAGTGCTGGGAACGAGCGGCGAGGCCCCGGACGAAACGATTCTGGTGGGCGTCCTGGGCAAGAGCGGGCCAGGGCTGCACGATCCGTACACCGTGCAGGTGCCCGATCCTGCCCGCGTGGTGGTCCTGACTCAGACGACCCTGAGCGTGGACGACACCCGGCGCACTGTCGAGATTCTGAAATCGCGCTTTCCGGCGCTGGTGATTCCGCCCTCGGAAGACCTGTGCTACGCCACCAAGAACCGCCAGGATGAGGTCAAGCGGATCGCCCAGGAGGTAAACGCCTTTCTGGTGCTGACCAGCACGCATTCATCAAACGGAATGCGGCTGCTGGAACTGGCCCAGGCCGAGTGCGGACGGGCTTACCGACTGGAAACCGGAGCCGATCTGGACGCCCTCGATCTGAGCAGCGTGCGCTCGGTGGGCATCACCAGTGCCGCCAGCACGCCCGACGATCTGGTCCAGGACGTGGTAGCAAGACTACGCCAGCGCAACCCCGAGCTGATTCTGAGCGAGGAGGGCGAGTGGGAGAACATCGAATTCCGGCAGCCGAAGAAGGTCGGGCCGACCGACGCGCTGTTGAGGGTGCAGCAGTAAAGAAACGGC carries:
- a CDS encoding SDR family NAD(P)-dependent oxidoreductase, producing MNSVVVTGVSSGIGYGTVKVLLERGQQVFGSVRRQADAERLKADFGERFTPLLFDVTDAAAVARAAAQVSVALEGRTLSGLVNNAGVAVPAPLYSQTPADFRQQLDINLTGPLLVTQAFLPVLGMNRQLQGPPGRIVNVSSIGAKLSPPFLGAYAASKAGLEALSDSLRRELLPFGIDVLVVAPGSVATPIWDKAEAGQATWASDPLYRQQIQKFAASMVKDGRAGYTPEQIGDSIWRALSRTRPALRAAPGPETPLTRIMTALLPKRALDAVIGRTLGLRRAKS
- the ispH gene encoding 4-hydroxy-3-methylbut-2-enyl diphosphate reductase — translated: MIERVLLAKPRGFCAGVVMAIEAVERAARSEEKPVTVYHSIVHNHTVVERLSEGYGVHFVEDLNAVDSLPQGGETVVFSAHGVSPAVRLRARELGLNTIDATCPLVTKVHTEARKYAREGYTILLIGDSARHQEVLGTSGEAPDETILVGVLGKSGPGLHDPYTVQVPDPARVVVLTQTTLSVDDTRRTVEILKSRFPALVIPPSEDLCYATKNRQDEVKRIAQEVNAFLVLTSTHSSNGMRLLELAQAECGRAYRLETGADLDALDLSSVRSVGITSAASTPDDLVQDVVARLRQRNPELILSEEGEWENIEFRQPKKVGPTDALLRVQQ